The sequence below is a genomic window from Lolium perenne isolate Kyuss_39 chromosome 4, Kyuss_2.0, whole genome shotgun sequence.
ACGATGACGCCGATGAGAGCGACGCCTGCCGCGTCGGCGAGCGAGATGAGCACAATGAGGCTGGTCTTGATCCCCTGCCGAGGCCCGCCCACGGTGGCGCCTGGACCGATGGCGATCGGGGCCGTTGGGGAGGACGGGGACGGCGGGGCCGCGCGGCAGGGGACCTGGAGCGGGAAGCCGCAGaggccggggttgttgaggaaggCCGTGGGGCCCTGGCTTGCGAGCGACCCGGATTGCGGGATCTCGCCGGAGAGGTTGTTGAAGCGGAGGTCGAGGCTGACGGTGGCCGGGAGGTGCCCGAGCTCCGGcggcaccccgccggagaggCGGTTGCGGGAGATGTTCAGCGTGCCGGCCAGCGCCGGCAGCCTGCCGAGCTCGGGCGGGATGGCGCCCGTGAGGGAGTTGGAGGACAGGTCGAGCAGCTGCAGGCTCGCCATCTTCGGCAGGGCGGCGGCGGGGATCGCGCCGGTGAAGTCATTGTTCGAGATGATGAGGCGTTCCAGCTGCGTGCATCGCGCGAGCCCCGCCGCCGGGAGCGCTCCGGTGAGGGAGTTCTTGGACAGGTCGAGGTTCTGCAGGCGCGGGAGGTCGCAGAGCTCGGCCGGGAAGGCGCCGGTGAGGTTGTTGTCGTAGAGGAAGATGGAGCGCAGGGCCGTGGCGTTGGCGAGCGCCGGCGGGACGGTGCCGGAGAGGCGGTTGCCGTGGAGGTTGAGGCGGCGGAGGAAGGCGAGCGAGCCGAGCTCGGACGGGAGGTAGCCGGTGAGGTTCTTGCCCGCGACGGCCAGGCCGGCGACGCGCGGCTCGGGGGAGGAGGAGGTGTTGACGCAGGCCACCCCCGGCCAGCGGCACGGGTCCGTGTCGTTGGCCGACCACGCCGACAGCGCCCACGACGGGTCGTCGGTCACCGCGGACTTGAACGCCAGCAGCGCGAGCCCGTCCGCCGACAGCGGCGTCGCCGGCGGCGAGGATGCGAGCACAAGAAGCAATGTTAGCAGCAGTATGCCAAGTGATGAGTGCAGTAGGCTCCTCATCTAGTCCTGTAGCACTGAAACTGTTTGTTCTCTGCAAACTGGTTCGTTGCTCTGTGTTTCAGGCAGAGAGCTCGAAAGTGAGTGTGTGTTGGAGACTGAGGGAGACAGGCACACACACAAGGAACAAGTGGATGTAAATGTGCAACAATAATCGTGTCACTATGTATACGAAGTGAGCGACGTTATGGTTGCCTGGTTGGCGAATTGTGTTTAAGACATGATATATATGGATGGACAGGCCACCAGGCAAATCTGGGGAAATTTGCATCTCCCATTATGCATCCAGGCGTGCTAAGCTAATTAGCAGGCTCAATGATAGCAGTAGGAGCCTTTGTTTCTGTTGAGGCTGGAAGAAAGGGCAACTTTTCTCTTTGCCATCCACACGCGCGAGTGGGCAAAGGTTGGTGACGGCGTGATGGCGGTGAACCGGTAGAAGTGGTGCATGCTCCGGCTGGTACTGGTAGTGAGGAGGTGGTTACGGTGGTGGGCCGGCCAACGCTTGGTTGACGACGATGGCAGCGGCGGTGGAGGGGAGTAGAAGGGAAGCAAAGCTGAGGTGGAACATGTCGGGAGGGGATGATGAGAGTTGTTGCCAGGAGTAGCTCAGCGTGCCAAAGCTTATTGGTGCTCTGGGGAAGATCTGTTCTCAGACTGAGAAAAGCTTGACTCTGTTCTAAGCTGAATTTGGCTGAGATGATCTACCTGCAGATCCGTTCATGCAGTAGCACCATCTAGCAAGGATGTGTAATGTCCTGAAATTGCCACGAGGCGGTGATCGGAAGCGAAGCCGATGACAGTGCGTCAGTGCCCTGTAAGCATCACAAAATGAGGAAATTCACTGACATAAAAAAAATCTTTCTACTCCCTCAGGTCCTAAATACTTTTCGCAATTTACAGGTGGCTAAAACATATCTAGATTCATTAAATCTGCTGTAAGTATTTAGAGCCGGAGGGAGTACCTGAATCCATCAGGCAGAGCTAACTGGCAAAAGGCAAATACTATCAGTCTATCACCAAGTTGGTTGATTGCAGTGGAAGCTAAGCATCCAGCGTCACAGGTCAAAACCGCCTACTACCATGCAAGCCATTGCTCGCTATATGTGGGGCAATCTGGGTTTTGTTAGATAGAATCCGTTAGTACGTCCAACACTCCCTATCCTGCCGTTTTCCTCCATCAACTTTACCTGACGATCCTGGTACCCATGCACATCTAGGCATCCCCTAACCACAGCTGAACTGCTACACATGCATGAGCCCAAGAGTGGTTACATGCGCATCATTTTCACCATCGCAAAAGAGTAATCTGACAGCAACTGGAGTAGTAGTATGCTGGCAGCAATCCCAACTTATAAATCAAGTTGCAGCAAACACAAGCTACGTGAGTGGGAAAATGATTATATCCTGATTATGACATCCGTTGTTTTCGACATCATTTGCACCATAAGGAAATGGGAAGCAATGAGCAGTAGAGCAGATAAAGGGGATAAAAAAGTGCAGGACTGTATTGCTGCCAGTTTGTAACTCGAGGAGAGATCTTGAAAAGGAGAAGTACATACTGCTTCAGCATAGAGTATCGGTTTGGAGTAATTCTGCAACACTAGGTTGCCATTCAAGCAAGACTCATGGCATCTCAAGTGACATTGAAACCATAAGCACCAGAGTCAATATTAGAGAAAAAATATGAGCAGGAGGAGCTACCAGATTATTGTCAAATAAAATGTGCAATAAAATCATGGCAGAACTAACATCTAAATGGTAAACGAAGTAGACATTTTACGCAAAGACGTTATAAAATGTATAGTTCAAATGCAAAATGACTCCAAGTAGGGGAATAAGCATACAGAAGAACCTGCTATTGGTGATGACAGCCAAAATAGTTTTTAACCACGGAAAAGCTGAATTGATACTGAGAAAATCGCAACAATATTATTGGTTGGGAGTAATGCAACAGCACTAGGTTGCGATTTAACACAGACTCGTGGCATCTCGACTCACATTGCAACCATACACACCACAACAAATATTACAAAGTGGTTCGTTACATATGACCAGGAGGAGCTACCACATTATTGTCAAATACAATCTGTAATAAAACCTCAGCATTAACATACAAGATGGTGCATGAATTAGATAATTTACACAGACATTACAAAATGTATAGTTCAATTGCAAAAAGAGTCCAACTAGGATAAGCATATAGACGGACCTGCTATTGGTGATGACAGCCAAACCAGGACTTAACCACAAACATTCAAATTGTTACTAAGCAAATCATGTAAAATAACAAAAAATAGCACCCGAAATTTCACAAGTACTACACACAGGTTTTGAACTAGTATCATGCAACATGGTAAGGGTTTCCAACGTTTAAATATGCAAGATAGTTAATAAGTGCAGGACTGTATTGCTACCAGTCTGTAACTTAAGGAGAGCTTGAAAAGGAGTACATACAAGGTGAGGTATGGTGTATCAACTTTTTGCCACATGATCATCTGCTTCGGCATAAAGTATCggataggattaattcaacagaCTAGATTGTGATTCAAGTCACAGGCTAGTGGTCAAGTGACATTGAAACCATATGAGTACATACAAAATTTTACAAATATTCTGAACTCTTGGTGATATCATGCAAATATGAGCATCATAAAACGTGATGAGTGCCTCTAATGTTTAAATGAAAGATACTGGAATCGATATTGTGTGTACATGAAGCTATTATGACCATTGCCGGGGCCtgctcaagtttgtctagcttaGTTTCATATAAGACGGACTATTGACTACACTGAAATTTAATTTGTTTTCATTCTGAAATTGAGCTTAGTGAAATGTTTTATCAATTGAGGTTTTGTCTGTCACAATCCACTTCGATTACCTTCACCTTTAATCACTTGAGGCGTGGAAGTTTTGTTTCTAGAATATGTACACATACAATTAACATATTAAGTATTTGGATAAAATACAAATATGACAATAACAACACATGAAGTCTTTAACAGAGTCACAGAGAGAAAAAAGGATCATTTATACGCATGAACTGTGTTATCATGAGTACAAGATGAAAGAGGAAGCAACTTTATTGTACTTCAGTTTCACCTTGAAGCACAAGAGGTGCTAATTCAACTCCCAATGCGCACAGTTCATTCTTTAGGACCTCGGCATTTTTAAAATGCAAACCGGCCATTCCTACACTAAGGGCTGCTTCAACGTTCACCATCCTGCAGCACAAAAATTCCAGAACATGTCAAGATATACACGTTATTGCATAACAACAATAGCCAATTAAATAGGAAAACACAAACCTGTCATCAATGAAAATGCAGTTTCCTGGATCAATATTGAGATGATCCACAGCACTGAGATAAAAATCAGTTGAAGGCTTGCGTTTTCCTGTaatatgtgatcatatgaagtccAGGTCCAGGATTAGAGGCAGCATATTAGACAGATTCTTCCTATGATGCAatcatattttattttattttgaaacgaggcaaaagacTTGCCATTTTCATTAATAGAGCAGAAGTACAGATGTTGACCAGTTTATTAGCGGGAAACCGGCCGAAAACCGGCACACAGCCACCCTGGCAATCATATTTTATGAGAATGACCTAACATGAAAACATAACAAGTATAGTGTTGCTTTATTGATTAGCGCATAATTAAAGAATATATCAGGGTTTAAGAAAAACTAATTCATAAATGACAGAATCGTTAAGCAATTGCAACATCCAGGTCAAACATCTCTGGTATATCGAAAGGGTGCCCATTCGCTGATGAAATGCCACAAAATGGTACAGCCTTCTATTTCCTCTTTCGAATGAAGAAATTATTAGCTTGAAAGTGACAATGCCCCGGCCCTCCAATTTGGCACCGACGCGGGCTGCGCCAAGGGGACcccttgtcgccgcaattgtttGTCCTTGCGGTTGACGCCCTTGGCCACCTCATCAAGCGTGCAATGGAGCTGGGCGTCTTACAACAATTGCACCAACGGAGACCTGTCCCAGAGGTCTCTCTATACGCTGATGATGTGGTCCTTTTTTGCCACCCATCACAGAGCGACCTGAGCGCTGTCAAGAGCATTTTGCACCTATTCGGCAGAGCTTCTGGGCTACAAGTCAACTACAACAAGAGCTCAGCCGCATTGGTACACTGTGAGCCTGAAGATGCATCGCGAATCAACGAAACACTCGGTTGCCAAATCGCAGAGCTGCCATTGACGTACCTAGGAATACCGCTCACCATCAGGCGCCCCACCACCGCGCAGCTGCAACTGCTTGTCGAGAAGGCCGCCGGCATGCTGCCCACCTGGAAGTCCAGATTGATGAACAAGGCTGGCCGACTCGCCCTGGTCAAATCCGTCTTGAGCGCCATCCCTGTTCATCAGCTCATGGTGTTGGCCCCGCCAAAAAAAGTCCTGAAGCTACTGGAAAAAATTGAGCGCGGCTTTCTCTGGGAAGGGCGCGCCGCTGCAAACGGGGGCAACTGCCATGTAAACTGGCGCACTGTCTGCCGTCCAATCTCTCATGGCGGGCTGGGCATCCAAGACTTGGAGAGAATGGGGCTAGCGCTACGCCTGCGATGGTTATGGTTCAGCAAGACAGACGAGAGCCGCGCTTGGAACGGACTCGACCTCCAGCCTACTGCCCACGAGCAAGCCCTGTTCTTCGCATCCACACGCATGGTCCTAGGCGATGGGCGTACGGCTAAATTCTGGGATGACAGATGGCTCAATGGCCGCTCCATCAGCGAGCTTGCCCCGCAGCTGCATGCCTGCATTCCCAAGAGGCGGAGGAAGACCAGAACGGTTGCAGATGCCATGCTAGACAACAAATGGGCACGCGACATTCACGGGGTCCTCGGCGTGCACGAGATTGGGCAATACCTCCAAATCTGGCGCCAACTGCAACTAATTACCCTAACAGACACGCCCGATCAGCTGCTCTGGAAGTGGAGCCCTAGCAGCGCATATTCGGCGCGCTCCTGCTACCTCGCCTCCTTTCAGGGATCGACCACTTGCAATGCTTGGAAACTAATTTGGAAAAGCCGGGCGCCCCCACGGGTCAAATTCTTCCTATGGCTGGCCAACAAGAATAGATGCTGGACGGCCGACCGTTTGCAACGCCGAGGCCTCCAACACAACCCTCGGTGCACCCTGTGTGATCAAGAGCCGGAGACAATGCATCACTTACTCATCACATGCCCTTTCTCAAGGCAAGTGTGGCATGAGACACTGTCCTGGCTACGGCTGATATGCCGGCCACCTGATGGAGAGCCAACGCTCAACGAATGGTGGCTCACGGCCAAGCTTGCCACGCCAAAACCCATGCGCAAAGGTCTGGCCTCCGCCACGCTTCTAACAGCATGGATGATCTGGAAACAGAGGAACGCCTGCACCTTCGACAACGAGCGGCCCTCGGTCTCTGTAACTCTAGATAGGATTAGGATTGAGGCGGCACTTTGGGCGAAAGCCGGAGCAGCCGGTCTTAGAGACATCATCCCAACCACCTGGGACGTACACTAATCCCTGTATCTTTAATTCTGCACTAACCCTCTTAGGAGGCTTGTACTCTTCTTCTATGCAATGAAAAGAAACGCAATGtcattgcgttttctcgaaaaaaagtGACAATGCTTCCAATTGTTAAACCACTGTGTGTCACAATCAAGAAATATTAAGTAGCTCATGATGTTAATGAAAGTAATAAGGACAAGGGAAGAAATTACAAGGTCAACACTGATGGCATATCAAATATTGTACGCTTTTTAGAACTACCATTTCATCTGAGAGTAAAGAAAACTAAAACTATTAAATTAGATGACGATTATGTTTTGTGAATAGTAGCTTCAGCCACTAAGAACCAATGCAGCGAAGCTATCCATTCTATTGGATAAAGAAAGGGGGTTCATCTAATTGATAACAGTAAAGGTTTCAAACAGTAAACGTTGAACAAGTATGCATCTGAGATTGAGTACTACCAATGTGACAAGAACAAAATGTCCACGACAAATAGTTCGACAGCTTTAACTTCTCCTCGATCAACTGGTACCTACagaacatatctgaggaacaagtACTTGTGCACTAATGTATCATGAAAGCTGAAACTTACCACACTGGATAATTTGTAAAGGCATGCACTTCATAGTTATTTTTCTTTAAACTGCAAAGAATGTCTTCAACGCCGTCAATGTACTCATATGCTTTCACCATGCATTTTTTCAGACCTACAGGGAATAGAAATGGATTAAAAAAAGGAGAATCTTCTTCCAAGCAAGGTAAAGAGTAGAATAGAGACTAATCAACTAGGTTTTTACAAATCTATCATAATAGGTGTTGTTAACAGCAAGGGCACCAAACTCTGGGTTTATACTTGTACTATTGAAAATCTAAGTAGGCTTATGAGAAGATTGATCTAATCAACAAATTGAGTTATTTATCCTTGAAGACAGTGATTTATGAGTATAATCCTAAAGGGGACTGTGCACCCTCAATGTCACTTCAACTTTGATCTTCTCACCTTCCAAATCAAATGATCTGCCATCATTGAAGAATTTTCTAGCCAGCTCACTCTACAAGAGCAATACAATGGTGTAAATTCAAAGAAGGTGAAGTGAAAATAATGGAAAAATATTTTAAATACTAATCTCTGGTCACAACTCCGCCTATGCCTTTTAGGAATAGCCGGTCCCAAGCCCAGGTAAAGGAGGAGGGTTGTGATAGGCATAGGCTTGGCGAGCCAACATAAAAACCAGCCATTCTTATGGATATGAAACCCAATAGAAATTCGTTGGGGCATAACCCTCTCAGCGACTAATCTCTGGTCACAATTATAACCAATTAATCATGTATAGAGTGAAGAAGCATGAGAATAGTAGGGATGACTGGCTATTTCCCTTTTTCTGTTGTTACTCTACAGGTGCAGTTAAGCAGATTACAGAAAGCAAGCAACTAATAGTAGTTTCACTATTCTATTGCCAAATATACATGTTTTCAAGAATGCATACAAATTTACGTAAGCCACACAAACAATTAAATGGGTAATAGGGCTCTTCGGACAAGTTCATGATACGATGGTATCCATGATATACTATAGGCTACAAATCACCTTATTGCAGTGCTTCTGTACAATCAATTAAGTTTTAGTTCCACAGTGCTGCTCTACCAACAAATTTGCCTCACACAAAACAGCATGCGAGACTTTATCAGTTAGTTTCTCCTTCTCTACCACATCTTTTTTATTTGAAATGCATGTCCATGTTATGGTAACGGGGTCAAGGCTCAGTGGCAGAAGGCAGCACCAAACTAAGAGTTGTCTGTGCAGGAATACTCTTGTGAGCAGTATCCTCATGAACAACACCATTGTCAATTAATTAAGGAGATAGATATAGTAGGTTATTTTAGTTAGTATAAGGATACCTATTTGGTTAGATGAGTGATAGATTCAAATAGGGAGATAAAAGTTTTTGACAAAGAATAAGGTATGTTGTTAGTTTGTTACCAAAGTTGGGGTTCTATTCTAAAGC
It includes:
- the LOC127293918 gene encoding flavin mononucleotide hydrolase 1, chloroplatic, which gives rise to MVSLIPRAPCFASFLKPTAHASPCSLRLPPMSSSATGPVASAAAEASRPRKMPVLLFDIMDTVVLDPFYHHIPAFFQMSMKELLESKHPTAWSEFETGVIDESELARKFFNDGRSFDLEGLKKCMVKAYEYIDGVEDILCSLKKNNYEVHAFTNYPVWYQLIEEKLKLSNYLSWTFCSCHIGKRKPSTDFYLSAVDHLNIDPGNCIFIDDRMVNVEAALSVGMAGLHFKNAEVLKNELCALGVELAPLVLQGETEVQ